One region of Citrus sinensis cultivar Valencia sweet orange chromosome 6, DVS_A1.0, whole genome shotgun sequence genomic DNA includes:
- the LOC102615333 gene encoding DEAD-box ATP-dependent RNA helicase 57 isoform X2, translating to MEKGASFLFAGVSFDKKKFVTDFARFKEKKESENLADDFSLVEGGKTDPEEAMVSSVKKRKRKSIAGVEGFNVFKSSKQLVPAVDKEKEKVEDGPSKAKKELNKQIERDAVFRKKYNIHVSGANVPSPLRTFVKLSSRFGCESYLLRNLAELGYKEPTPIQRQAIPVLLSDRECFACAPTGSGKTLAFLCPMLMKLKCTSKDGIRAVILCPTRELATQTTRECKKLAKGNKFQIKLMKKELVRSTDLSKFSCDILISTPLRLRLAIRRKKIDLSRVEYLVLDEADKLFEVGNLLKHIDPVVKACSNPSIVRSLFSATLPDFVEELARSIMHDAVRVIVGRKNTASESIKQKLVFAGSEEGKLLALRQSFAESLNPPVLIFVQSKERAKELYGELAFDGIRAGVIHSDLSQTQRENAVDDFRASKTWVLIATDVIARGMDFKGVNCVINYDFPDSGAAYIHRIGRTGRAGRSGEAITLYTEDDIPFLRNIANLMKASGCEVPSWILTLPKLKGKKHRPRRESISTKPKDDEE from the exons ATGGAGAAAGGTGCCTCTTTCTTGTTTGCTGGAGTCAGTTTcgataagaaaaaatttgttacTGATTTCGCCAGGTTTAAG gaaaagaaagaaagtgaaaATTTAGCGGATGATTTTAGCTTGGTCGAGGGTGGAAAAACTGATCCAGAGGAAGCAATGGTGTCGTCTGTCAAGAAGAGGAAGCGGAAGTCAATTGCTGGTG TGGAAGGATTCAATGTCTTTAAGAGTTCAAAGCAATTAGTGCCTGCAGTAgataaagagaaagagaaagtgGAAGATGGGCCTTCAAAAGcgaaaaaagaattaaataaacaaatagag AGGGATGCAGTTTTTAGGAAGAAGTATAACATTCATGTGTCCGGGGCTAATGTCCCTTCCCCGCTTAGGACTTTTGTCAAGCTCAGCTCAAG ATTTGGATGTGAGTCGTATTTGTTACGCAATTTGGCTGAACTTGGCTATAAAGAGCCAACCCCAATCCAAAGGCAGGCTATTCCAGTGCTTCTATCT GATCGAGAATGCTTTGCTTGTGCACCAACTGGATCTGGCAAAACCTTGGCCTTTCTGTGTCCGATGCTTATGAAACTTAAG TGTACATCCAAAGATGGAATTAGAGCTGTTATCTTGTGTCCTACACGAGAATTAGCAACTCAGACAACAAGGGAATGTAAAAAACTGGCTAAaggaaataaatttcaaatcaagttaatgaagaaagaacTTGTAAGAAGTACtgatttgtcaaaattttcctGCGATATACTTATATCTACACCATTGCGATTACGATTGGCTATCCGAAGAAAGAAGATTGATTTAAGCAG GGTTGAATATCTTGTCCTTGATGAAGCTGATAAACTATTCGAGGTGGGCAATTTGTTAAAGCATATCGATCCTGTGGTGAAAGCATGCTCTAATCCTTCGATAGTACGCTCATTGTTCAGTGCTACTTTACCTGATTTTGTTGAGGAGCTTGCAagatcaataatgcatgatgCTGTTAGAGTTATAGTTGGCAGGAA GAATACAGCTTCTGAATCAATCAAGCAGAAATTGGTTTTTGCTGGAAGTGAAGAAGGGAAACTTCTTGCACTACGTCAAAGCTTTGCAGAG AGCTTGAATCCACCAGTACTCATTTTTGTGCAAAGCAAAGAGCGAGCAAAGGAACTTTATGGGGAGCTAGCATTTGATGGCATTAGGGCTGGTGTTATTCATTCTGATCTCTCCCAAACTcag CGAGAAAATGCTGTTGATGACTTCAGAGCTAGCAAAACATGGGTTTTAATTGCCACTGATGTCATTGCCCGAGGCATGGATTTCAAGGGTGTAAACTGCGTGATTAATTATGACTTTCCCGATTCTGGTGCTGCATACATTCACAGAATAG GTCGCACTGGCAGGGCAGGTAGGAGTGGAGAAGCTATAACACTTTACACTGAAGACGATATTCCATTTTTGCGTAACATAGCTAATTTAATGAAAGCCTCTGGTTGTGAGGTTCCATCCTGGATCTTGACCTTGCCAAAACTGAAGGGTAAGAAGCATCGGCCACGAAGAGAATCAATTTCAACCAAACCAAAAGATGATGAAGAGTAA
- the LOC102615333 gene encoding DEAD-box ATP-dependent RNA helicase 57 isoform X1, with protein MEKGASFLFAGVSFDKKKFVTDFARFKEKKESENLADDFSLVEGGKTDPEEAMVSSVKKRKRKSIAGETVEGFNVFKSSKQLVPAVDKEKEKVEDGPSKAKKELNKQIERDAVFRKKYNIHVSGANVPSPLRTFVKLSSRFGCESYLLRNLAELGYKEPTPIQRQAIPVLLSDRECFACAPTGSGKTLAFLCPMLMKLKCTSKDGIRAVILCPTRELATQTTRECKKLAKGNKFQIKLMKKELVRSTDLSKFSCDILISTPLRLRLAIRRKKIDLSRVEYLVLDEADKLFEVGNLLKHIDPVVKACSNPSIVRSLFSATLPDFVEELARSIMHDAVRVIVGRKNTASESIKQKLVFAGSEEGKLLALRQSFAESLNPPVLIFVQSKERAKELYGELAFDGIRAGVIHSDLSQTQRENAVDDFRASKTWVLIATDVIARGMDFKGVNCVINYDFPDSGAAYIHRIGRTGRAGRSGEAITLYTEDDIPFLRNIANLMKASGCEVPSWILTLPKLKGKKHRPRRESISTKPKDDEE; from the exons ATGGAGAAAGGTGCCTCTTTCTTGTTTGCTGGAGTCAGTTTcgataagaaaaaatttgttacTGATTTCGCCAGGTTTAAG gaaaagaaagaaagtgaaaATTTAGCGGATGATTTTAGCTTGGTCGAGGGTGGAAAAACTGATCCAGAGGAAGCAATGGTGTCGTCTGTCAAGAAGAGGAAGCGGAAGTCAATTGCTGGTG AAACAGTGGAAGGATTCAATGTCTTTAAGAGTTCAAAGCAATTAGTGCCTGCAGTAgataaagagaaagagaaagtgGAAGATGGGCCTTCAAAAGcgaaaaaagaattaaataaacaaatagag AGGGATGCAGTTTTTAGGAAGAAGTATAACATTCATGTGTCCGGGGCTAATGTCCCTTCCCCGCTTAGGACTTTTGTCAAGCTCAGCTCAAG ATTTGGATGTGAGTCGTATTTGTTACGCAATTTGGCTGAACTTGGCTATAAAGAGCCAACCCCAATCCAAAGGCAGGCTATTCCAGTGCTTCTATCT GATCGAGAATGCTTTGCTTGTGCACCAACTGGATCTGGCAAAACCTTGGCCTTTCTGTGTCCGATGCTTATGAAACTTAAG TGTACATCCAAAGATGGAATTAGAGCTGTTATCTTGTGTCCTACACGAGAATTAGCAACTCAGACAACAAGGGAATGTAAAAAACTGGCTAAaggaaataaatttcaaatcaagttaatgaagaaagaacTTGTAAGAAGTACtgatttgtcaaaattttcctGCGATATACTTATATCTACACCATTGCGATTACGATTGGCTATCCGAAGAAAGAAGATTGATTTAAGCAG GGTTGAATATCTTGTCCTTGATGAAGCTGATAAACTATTCGAGGTGGGCAATTTGTTAAAGCATATCGATCCTGTGGTGAAAGCATGCTCTAATCCTTCGATAGTACGCTCATTGTTCAGTGCTACTTTACCTGATTTTGTTGAGGAGCTTGCAagatcaataatgcatgatgCTGTTAGAGTTATAGTTGGCAGGAA GAATACAGCTTCTGAATCAATCAAGCAGAAATTGGTTTTTGCTGGAAGTGAAGAAGGGAAACTTCTTGCACTACGTCAAAGCTTTGCAGAG AGCTTGAATCCACCAGTACTCATTTTTGTGCAAAGCAAAGAGCGAGCAAAGGAACTTTATGGGGAGCTAGCATTTGATGGCATTAGGGCTGGTGTTATTCATTCTGATCTCTCCCAAACTcag CGAGAAAATGCTGTTGATGACTTCAGAGCTAGCAAAACATGGGTTTTAATTGCCACTGATGTCATTGCCCGAGGCATGGATTTCAAGGGTGTAAACTGCGTGATTAATTATGACTTTCCCGATTCTGGTGCTGCATACATTCACAGAATAG GTCGCACTGGCAGGGCAGGTAGGAGTGGAGAAGCTATAACACTTTACACTGAAGACGATATTCCATTTTTGCGTAACATAGCTAATTTAATGAAAGCCTCTGGTTGTGAGGTTCCATCCTGGATCTTGACCTTGCCAAAACTGAAGGGTAAGAAGCATCGGCCACGAAGAGAATCAATTTCAACCAAACCAAAAGATGATGAAGAGTAA
- the LOC102615333 gene encoding DEAD-box ATP-dependent RNA helicase 57 isoform X3, protein MEKGASFLFAGVSFDKKKFVTDFARFKEKKESENLADDFSLVEGGKTDPEEAMVSSVKKRKRKSIAVEGFNVFKSSKQLVPAVDKEKEKVEDGPSKAKKELNKQIERDAVFRKKYNIHVSGANVPSPLRTFVKLSSRFGCESYLLRNLAELGYKEPTPIQRQAIPVLLSDRECFACAPTGSGKTLAFLCPMLMKLKCTSKDGIRAVILCPTRELATQTTRECKKLAKGNKFQIKLMKKELVRSTDLSKFSCDILISTPLRLRLAIRRKKIDLSRVEYLVLDEADKLFEVGNLLKHIDPVVKACSNPSIVRSLFSATLPDFVEELARSIMHDAVRVIVGRKNTASESIKQKLVFAGSEEGKLLALRQSFAESLNPPVLIFVQSKERAKELYGELAFDGIRAGVIHSDLSQTQRENAVDDFRASKTWVLIATDVIARGMDFKGVNCVINYDFPDSGAAYIHRIGRTGRAGRSGEAITLYTEDDIPFLRNIANLMKASGCEVPSWILTLPKLKGKKHRPRRESISTKPKDDEE, encoded by the exons ATGGAGAAAGGTGCCTCTTTCTTGTTTGCTGGAGTCAGTTTcgataagaaaaaatttgttacTGATTTCGCCAGGTTTAAG gaaaagaaagaaagtgaaaATTTAGCGGATGATTTTAGCTTGGTCGAGGGTGGAAAAACTGATCCAGAGGAAGCAATGGTGTCGTCTGTCAAGAAGAGGAAGCGGAAGTCAATTGCTG TGGAAGGATTCAATGTCTTTAAGAGTTCAAAGCAATTAGTGCCTGCAGTAgataaagagaaagagaaagtgGAAGATGGGCCTTCAAAAGcgaaaaaagaattaaataaacaaatagag AGGGATGCAGTTTTTAGGAAGAAGTATAACATTCATGTGTCCGGGGCTAATGTCCCTTCCCCGCTTAGGACTTTTGTCAAGCTCAGCTCAAG ATTTGGATGTGAGTCGTATTTGTTACGCAATTTGGCTGAACTTGGCTATAAAGAGCCAACCCCAATCCAAAGGCAGGCTATTCCAGTGCTTCTATCT GATCGAGAATGCTTTGCTTGTGCACCAACTGGATCTGGCAAAACCTTGGCCTTTCTGTGTCCGATGCTTATGAAACTTAAG TGTACATCCAAAGATGGAATTAGAGCTGTTATCTTGTGTCCTACACGAGAATTAGCAACTCAGACAACAAGGGAATGTAAAAAACTGGCTAAaggaaataaatttcaaatcaagttaatgaagaaagaacTTGTAAGAAGTACtgatttgtcaaaattttcctGCGATATACTTATATCTACACCATTGCGATTACGATTGGCTATCCGAAGAAAGAAGATTGATTTAAGCAG GGTTGAATATCTTGTCCTTGATGAAGCTGATAAACTATTCGAGGTGGGCAATTTGTTAAAGCATATCGATCCTGTGGTGAAAGCATGCTCTAATCCTTCGATAGTACGCTCATTGTTCAGTGCTACTTTACCTGATTTTGTTGAGGAGCTTGCAagatcaataatgcatgatgCTGTTAGAGTTATAGTTGGCAGGAA GAATACAGCTTCTGAATCAATCAAGCAGAAATTGGTTTTTGCTGGAAGTGAAGAAGGGAAACTTCTTGCACTACGTCAAAGCTTTGCAGAG AGCTTGAATCCACCAGTACTCATTTTTGTGCAAAGCAAAGAGCGAGCAAAGGAACTTTATGGGGAGCTAGCATTTGATGGCATTAGGGCTGGTGTTATTCATTCTGATCTCTCCCAAACTcag CGAGAAAATGCTGTTGATGACTTCAGAGCTAGCAAAACATGGGTTTTAATTGCCACTGATGTCATTGCCCGAGGCATGGATTTCAAGGGTGTAAACTGCGTGATTAATTATGACTTTCCCGATTCTGGTGCTGCATACATTCACAGAATAG GTCGCACTGGCAGGGCAGGTAGGAGTGGAGAAGCTATAACACTTTACACTGAAGACGATATTCCATTTTTGCGTAACATAGCTAATTTAATGAAAGCCTCTGGTTGTGAGGTTCCATCCTGGATCTTGACCTTGCCAAAACTGAAGGGTAAGAAGCATCGGCCACGAAGAGAATCAATTTCAACCAAACCAAAAGATGATGAAGAGTAA
- the LOC102616208 gene encoding pentatricopeptide repeat-containing protein At3g53360, mitochondrial-like has protein sequence MIRNLKTQLRFTFYHSQPFVPSNAQTYFRNEQFSNDYISSLCKQNLYNEALVAFDFLQNNTNFRIRPSTYAGLISACSSLRSLQLGRKVHDHILSSNCQPDVVLHNHILNMYGKCGSLEDARMVFDEMPQRNVVSWTAMIAGCSQNGQENDAIKLYIQMLRSGVMPDQFTFGSIIKACSGLGSVGLGRQLHAHVIKSEHGSHLIAQNALIAMYTKFDQILDAWNVFSGIARKDITSWGAMIAAFSKLGYELEALCHFNEMLHHGAYQPNEFIFGSVFSACSSLLHYECGRQIHGICIKFGLGRDTYAGCSLCDMYARCGLLDFARIVFNEIESPDLASWNALIAGVASHSNANEAMSLFSEMRDRELIPDGLTVRSLLCACTGPLTLYHGMQVHSYIIKMGFDSNVPVCNAILTMYAKCSALCNALLVFKELGKNADSVSWKSIIAACLQHNQAGEFFRLFSRMLASQIKPDHIIFNDVMGACAKMASLEMGTQLHCYITKTGLALDVFVTNGLMDMYIKCGSLGSAWELFNFMENPDIVSWSCLILGYAQFGCGEEALKLFRRMRSLGVRPNHVTLVGVLTACTHVGLVEEGLQLYRIMKNEYGIIPTREHCSCVVDLLARAGCIHEAEDFINQMAFDADIVVWKSLLASCKTHGNVDVGKRAAENILKIDPTNSAAVVLLCNIYASSGKWEEVARLRGSMKEMGVRKVPGRSWIEIQSKINVFFAEDGMHPERDKIYTILEELWLQMLDEGYVSIQMLASTEQLQWSNKLPPHYSTK, from the coding sequence ATGATTAGAAACTTAAAAACCCAACTGCGGTTCACCTTCTACCACAGTCAGCCTTTTGTACCATCAAATGCTCAAACGTACTTTAGGAACGAACAGTTCAGCAATGATTACATTAGCTCTCTCTGCAAGCAAAACCTGTACAATGAAGCTCTTGTAGCATTTGACTTCTTGCAAAACAACACAAACTTCAGGATAAGACCAAGCACTTATGCTGGTTTAATCTCTGCATGCTCTTCTCTGAGATCTCTACAACTTGGAAGAAAAGTCCATGATCATATTTTATCGTCCAACTGTCAGCCAGATGTTGTTCTACATAACCATATTCTTAATATGTACGGCAAATGTGGTTCATTGGAGGATGCTAGAATGGTTTTTGATGAAATGCCGCAAAGGAATGTGGTCTCTTGGACTGCTATGATTGCTGGATGCTCTCAGAATGGCCAAGAAAATGATGCGATTAAACTGTACATACAAATGCTACGGTCAGGAGTTATGCCAGATCAGTTTACCTTTGGAAGCATAATAAAAGCTTGCTCTGGTCTAGGCAGTGTTGGCTTAGGAAGGCAACTTCATGCCCATGTCATAAAATCAGAACATGGTTCTCATCTTATTGCACAGAATGCTCTAATCGCAATGTACACAAAGTTTGATCAAATTTTGGATGCATGGAATGTGTTTTCTGGTATCGCTAGAAAGGATATAACTTCATGGGGTGCAATGATTGCTGCATTTTCCAAACTTGGTTATGAGTTAGAAGCTTTGTGCCATTTTAATGAAATGCTCCATCATGGTGCTTACCAGccaaatgaatttatatttggcAGTGTTTTTAGTGCTTGTAGCAGTCTCCTACATTATGAATGTGGGAGGCAGATACATGGTATATGCATAAAATTTGGGTTGGGTAGAGATACATATGCCGGATGTTCCCTTTGTGACATGTATGCCCGATGTGGTTTGTTAGATTTTGCAAGAATCGTATTTAATGAGATAGAAAGCCCTGATTTAGCATCATGGAATGCACTTATCGCTGGGGTTGCTAGTCATAGCAATGCCAACGAAGCCATGTCACTCTTTTCAGAAATGAGGGACCGTGAGTTGATACCTGATGGGCTCACTGTTCGTTCCCTACTTTGTGCTTGCACCGGCCCTTTGACACTTTATCACGGTATGCAAGTTCACTCCTATATTATTAAGATGGGGTTTGATTCTAATGTTCCTGTCTGTAATGCTATTCTGACCATGTATGCTAAGTGCTCTGCTCTGTGCAATGCCTTATTGGTATTTAAAGAGTTGGGCAAGAATGCAGATTCAGTTTCTTGGAAATCAATTATTGCAGCTTGTCTGCAGCACAACCAGGCTGGAGAGTTCTTCAGATTATTTAGCCGAATGCTTGCTTCTCAAATTAAGCCGgatcatattattttcaatgatGTAATGGGGGCTTGTGCAAAAATGGCTTCTTTAGAAATGGGAACTCAACTTCATTGCTACATAACGAAAACTGGGCTTGCACTTGATGTTTTTGTCACGAACGGATTGATGGACATGTATATAAAATGTGGCTCCCTTGGAAGTGCTTGGGAGCTCTTTAACTTTATGGAGAATCCCGATATTGTCTCGTGGAGTTGTTTAATTCTGGGATATGCTCAGTTTGGATGTGGAGAGGAAGCTCTTAAACTGTTCAGAAGGATGAGAAGTCTAGGAGTTAGGCCAAACCATGTGACGCTTGTTGGTGTCCTTACAGCCTGCACTCATGTTGGACTGGTAGAAGAAGGGTTGCAGTTGTATAGAATCATGAAAAATGAATATGGAATTATACCAACAAGAGAGCACTGTTCTTGTGTGGTTGACTTGCTTGCTCGTGCTGGATGCATACATGAAGCTGAGGATTTTATAAACCAAATGGCTTTTGACGCTGATATCGTGGTATGGAAGTCTCTTTTAGCTTCCTGTAAAACCCATGGGAATGTTGATGTTGGAAAACGAGCTGCGgagaatattttgaaaattgatcCTACAAATTCTGCCGCTGTTGTATTGCTTTGCAACATATATGCTTCTTCCGGAAAGTGGGAGGAAGTCGCTAGATTAAGGGGCTCAATGAAAGAAATGGGTGTGAGGAAAGTTCCTGGTCGGAGCTGGATTGAAATTCAGAGTAAGATCAATGTGTTCTTTGCAGAAGATGGTATGCATCCAGAAAGggacaaaatatatacaatCCTGGAAGAGCTCTGGTTGCAGATGCTGGATGAGGGTTATGTTTCAATCCAGATGTTGGCTTCAACTGAACAATTACAGTGGTCGAACAAGCTTCCTCCTCACTATTCAACAAAATAG
- the LOC107177367 gene encoding probable leucine-rich repeat receptor-like protein kinase At1g35710 isoform X1: MECGFFNTCRAVIVFIWAALTLLIVHVASATNISIHVAASEIERQALLNSGWWKDRIPHNTSDHCGWVGITCDYEGRITDIGLAESKIKGELGRLNFSCFPNLQYLDLSNNNLSGSILSQIGSLSNLKYLDLDRNNLSGTIPKEIRSLRNLKVLDLSNNNLNGTIPKEIGSLRNLEVLDLSSNNLNDTIPKEIGSLRNLKELDLSSNNLNGTIPKEIGSLRNLEGLDLSSNKLNGVLPQEIGNLKSLIGLFVRNNTLGGPIPSTLFRLTNLEVLYLGFNQFNGTIPREIGHLKNLTYLFIKVNKLTGAIPSTLGQLTSLLQLDLSSNQLHSSIPLEIGSLSALEELDLSDNKIHGIIPDELTKLS, encoded by the exons ATGGAGTGTGGTTTCTTCAATACTTGCAGAGCAGTCATCGTATTCATATGGGCTGCCCTTACTCTTTTGATAGTCCATGTTGCATCTGCTACCAACATTAGTATTCATGTTGCAGCATCTGAAATAGAAAGACAAGCTTTACTCAACAGCGGCTGGTGGAAGGACAGGATTCCTCACAATACTTCAGATCATTGCGGTTGGGTTGGTATCACTTGCGATTATGAAGGAAGGATCACTGACATAGGCTTAGCGGAAAGCAAGATCAAAGGGGAACTTGGCCGTCTCAACTTTTCTTGCTTTCCAAACCTGCAATATCTCGATCTTTCGAACAATAATCTATCGGGAAGCATTCTGTCCCAAATTGGTTCTCTTTCAAATCTCAAATACCTTGATCTGGATCGGAATAATCTTTCAG GTACTATACCAAAAGAAATTAGGAGCTTAAGAAATCTGAAGGTGCTTGATTTGAGTAATAACAATCTCAATG GTACTATACCAAAAGAAATTGGGAGCTTAAGAAATCTGGAGGTGCTTGATTTGAGTAGTAACAACCTTAATG ATACTATACCAAAAGAAATTGGGAGCTTAAGAAATCTGAAGGAGCTTGATTTGAGTAGTAACAACCTCAATG GTACTATACCAAAAGAAATTGGGAGCTTAAGAAATCTAGAGGGGCTTGATTTGAGTAGTAACAAACTCAATGGTGTATTACCTCAAGAAATCGGGAATCTAAAAAGTCTAATCGGACTGTTTGTGAGGAATAACACATTAGGTGGGCCTATTCCTTCAACCCTATTTCGTTTAACAAACCTTGAGGTTTTATATCTTGGTTTCAACCAGTTCAATGGCACAATTCCACGAGAAATAGGACATCTAAAGAATTTGACTTATTTGTTTATCAAAGTTAACAAGCTAACCGGAGCTATTCCTTCAACTCTAGGTCAGTTAACCAGCTTGCTCCAATTGGATCTCAGTTCTAACCAACTCCACAGCTCCATTCCACTAGAAATAGGGAGTCTTAGTGCTCTAGAGGAGTTAGACTTATctgataataaaatacatgGTATCATTCCAGATGAGCTCACCAAGTTATCCTAa
- the LOC107177367 gene encoding probable leucine-rich repeat receptor-like protein kinase At1g35710 isoform X2, translating into MECGFFNTCRAVIVFIWAALTLLIVHVASATNISIHVAASEIERQALLNSGWWKDRIPHNTSDHCGWVGITCDYEGRITDIGLAESKIKGELGRLNFSCFPNLQYLDLSNNNLSGSILSQIGSLSNLKYLDLDRNNLSGTIPKEIGSLRNLEVLDLSSNNLNDTIPKEIGSLRNLKELDLSSNNLNGTIPKEIGSLRNLEGLDLSSNKLNGVLPQEIGNLKSLIGLFVRNNTLGGPIPSTLFRLTNLEVLYLGFNQFNGTIPREIGHLKNLTYLFIKVNKLTGAIPSTLGQLTSLLQLDLSSNQLHSSIPLEIGSLSALEELDLSDNKIHGIIPDELTKLS; encoded by the exons ATGGAGTGTGGTTTCTTCAATACTTGCAGAGCAGTCATCGTATTCATATGGGCTGCCCTTACTCTTTTGATAGTCCATGTTGCATCTGCTACCAACATTAGTATTCATGTTGCAGCATCTGAAATAGAAAGACAAGCTTTACTCAACAGCGGCTGGTGGAAGGACAGGATTCCTCACAATACTTCAGATCATTGCGGTTGGGTTGGTATCACTTGCGATTATGAAGGAAGGATCACTGACATAGGCTTAGCGGAAAGCAAGATCAAAGGGGAACTTGGCCGTCTCAACTTTTCTTGCTTTCCAAACCTGCAATATCTCGATCTTTCGAACAATAATCTATCGGGAAGCATTCTGTCCCAAATTGGTTCTCTTTCAAATCTCAAATACCTTGATCTGGATCGGAATAATCTTTCAG GTACTATACCAAAAGAAATTGGGAGCTTAAGAAATCTGGAGGTGCTTGATTTGAGTAGTAACAACCTTAATG ATACTATACCAAAAGAAATTGGGAGCTTAAGAAATCTGAAGGAGCTTGATTTGAGTAGTAACAACCTCAATG GTACTATACCAAAAGAAATTGGGAGCTTAAGAAATCTAGAGGGGCTTGATTTGAGTAGTAACAAACTCAATGGTGTATTACCTCAAGAAATCGGGAATCTAAAAAGTCTAATCGGACTGTTTGTGAGGAATAACACATTAGGTGGGCCTATTCCTTCAACCCTATTTCGTTTAACAAACCTTGAGGTTTTATATCTTGGTTTCAACCAGTTCAATGGCACAATTCCACGAGAAATAGGACATCTAAAGAATTTGACTTATTTGTTTATCAAAGTTAACAAGCTAACCGGAGCTATTCCTTCAACTCTAGGTCAGTTAACCAGCTTGCTCCAATTGGATCTCAGTTCTAACCAACTCCACAGCTCCATTCCACTAGAAATAGGGAGTCTTAGTGCTCTAGAGGAGTTAGACTTATctgataataaaatacatgGTATCATTCCAGATGAGCTCACCAAGTTATCCTAa
- the LOC107177367 gene encoding MDIS1-interacting receptor like kinase 2-like isoform X3, with the protein MECGFFNTCRAVIVFIWAALTLLIVHVASATNISIHVAASEIERQALLNSGWWKDRIPHNTSDHCGWVGITCDYEGRITDIGLAESKIKGELGRLNFSCFPNLQYLDLSNNNLSGSILSQIGSLSNLKYLDLDRNNLSGTIPKEIGSLRNLEGLDLSSNKLNGVLPQEIGNLKSLIGLFVRNNTLGGPIPSTLFRLTNLEVLYLGFNQFNGTIPREIGHLKNLTYLFIKVNKLTGAIPSTLGQLTSLLQLDLSSNQLHSSIPLEIGSLSALEELDLSDNKIHGIIPDELTKLS; encoded by the exons ATGGAGTGTGGTTTCTTCAATACTTGCAGAGCAGTCATCGTATTCATATGGGCTGCCCTTACTCTTTTGATAGTCCATGTTGCATCTGCTACCAACATTAGTATTCATGTTGCAGCATCTGAAATAGAAAGACAAGCTTTACTCAACAGCGGCTGGTGGAAGGACAGGATTCCTCACAATACTTCAGATCATTGCGGTTGGGTTGGTATCACTTGCGATTATGAAGGAAGGATCACTGACATAGGCTTAGCGGAAAGCAAGATCAAAGGGGAACTTGGCCGTCTCAACTTTTCTTGCTTTCCAAACCTGCAATATCTCGATCTTTCGAACAATAATCTATCGGGAAGCATTCTGTCCCAAATTGGTTCTCTTTCAAATCTCAAATACCTTGATCTGGATCGGAATAATCTTTCAG GTACTATACCAAAAGAAATTGGGAGCTTAAGAAATCTAGAGGGGCTTGATTTGAGTAGTAACAAACTCAATGGTGTATTACCTCAAGAAATCGGGAATCTAAAAAGTCTAATCGGACTGTTTGTGAGGAATAACACATTAGGTGGGCCTATTCCTTCAACCCTATTTCGTTTAACAAACCTTGAGGTTTTATATCTTGGTTTCAACCAGTTCAATGGCACAATTCCACGAGAAATAGGACATCTAAAGAATTTGACTTATTTGTTTATCAAAGTTAACAAGCTAACCGGAGCTATTCCTTCAACTCTAGGTCAGTTAACCAGCTTGCTCCAATTGGATCTCAGTTCTAACCAACTCCACAGCTCCATTCCACTAGAAATAGGGAGTCTTAGTGCTCTAGAGGAGTTAGACTTATctgataataaaatacatgGTATCATTCCAGATGAGCTCACCAAGTTATCCTAa